ACCATCCTGAGCAATATTGTTAATCTTTTCTCACTCATCATGAGTATTATTTTTATGGGATTTGTACTAACTCCATTTATTCTTTATTACTTTATGGCTGATGCAGTTAAAATTCGTCGCGCCTTAATCCGCTTATTTCCTTCCCAAAAGAGAAAAGAGTTTGTCAACCTCATACGTTTGACGGATAAAATAGTTGGGAATTTTATCCGTGGTCGATTATTAGTTTCTCTATTTGTTGGAGTATGCGTTACGATAGGCCTTTTTCTGATGAACATTGAGTTTTCTTTAGTAATCGGTGTCATTGCTGGTATTCTTGACATTATCCCCTATCTTGGTCCCATTGTTGGAGCCATTCCGGCTTTAATTTTTGCTGGAACAAAATCCATTTGGCTGGTATTGGCTGTAGCATTGCTTTTTGGAGGTATTAATCTCATCGAAGGAATCTTCATCGCTCCCAAATTTATGGGCAAAGAAGTTGGATTGCATCCAGTAACCGTTCTTTTTGCCTTATTAGTAGGAGGTGAATTGTTCGGAGCGTTAGGGGTCATTGTATCTATCCCAGTAGCTGGCGTTTTGAAAGCCCTTTATCTCCACAACCGAAAACGTATTCAAAACGATATCACCTAAGCCTTTTCTTCTAATTTTTTTATTTCTTCGTCAAGAAAATGCAGCATGGTACTTGCTTTCCCATTGAGCACAAAAGCTGCTTTTTTATCGAATGGAGTTTCTTCTAAATTAATAATCATTAGTTTTTCTGCCAAAGAAGGAATCAAGTTCGCTGGCGACACTTGGAGGCTGGAACCTATCACTAACAAAGGAAATTTCTGAACTAATTTTGTTGCTTGCTCAAAACTGGATGGAAGCATATCACCAAATAAAACTACATCTGGTCGTAAAATACCACCGCACCGACAACGAGGAGGAATTTGTACATCTCTTACAAAGGATTCAAGCTTCTCGATAGAAATTGTTCTCAGGCATTTCATGCAATGAGCCGTTCGTAAGTGACCGTGGATTTCCAACACCCTTTTTGAACCAGCCTCGATATGGAGGCTATCAATATTTTGGGTTATAACACCTTTCACTATACCTCGGCTTTCCCAACCAGCTAAAATACCATGGGCAAGATTTGGACGGGCTTGTTTAAATTGCATAAGAACCGGAAACCCAATTTTATAAAATAATTCAGGTTGGTTGAAAAGAACCTCGGTAGAAAGGATTTCCATCGGATCATATTGATTCCATAATCCGGTTTGAGGACTACGAAAATCAGGGATTCCACTTTCAGTTGAAATGCCTGCACCGGTAAGAATAACCCAAGGTCGATTAAGCCATAAATGTTCAGCTGCTTTTTTTTGTATCTCATTATGTAGACTCATTGAAATATTATTCCTCCTAATCTTTCAATAAAAATATTTGATCATCTTCTCAATATTTTTCCAACTGAAGATGCTTTAATTTGAATAGCGTTATGTGGACACAATTCCTGGCAACAATAGCAACGGATGCAATACTTATAGTTATGTTGAGGAATATGTTGTTTTTCTTTCCAAAGTAAAGCTTTGGGTTGAGCCGGACAGATATCGATACAAATCCCACAAGCTTTACATTTTGAATAATCGATAATTGGTTTTGATAAAAGTAGATTCCGAAAAGACCTTAAAAAACCTTCTTTTTTATAAGAAACCATCGGTTCTCTTTGAACATCAAAATCCGCCTTATAAAAATGAGAAAAATCATCTCCGACTAATTCAATAGCATTGTCCTGCCAGTATCCCAACCCTCCTTTCTCTCCTTCAAGACAAGTGATGACTTTTCGTGGATCTAATCTAATCAGACGACTTAAAGTGGCATCGAGAGCAATTGGATCCCGGGAAAAAGCCAATAATCCCATTGATAGAGGCCGACCATTTCGCGGCCCATTCCCTTCCATAGCAATGATAGCGTCCATCACATAAAAATCAGGCTTGAGAAGAAGGTTTAAATCGACTAACATTCGAGAAAAATGAATCACATCAGGAAGTTTAAAATGAAATTCACCTTTAAGCAGACCAGGAATACATCCATATTGATTTTTCACTGCGCCGGTAATCCTGGTTAAGCCATGGGTTTTCCACTTAGGAAGACTTAAAAGGGCATCGTAATTGAACAAACCTTTGGCAATAGTAAATTGCCGATTTTGTAATGCTTTTGCATAGCTTACTTCCTTCTTTCCAACAAAATCTACCACTTCAATTTTGAGATTTTTTAATGGAGTATAAATTCCGGCTTTTTTTGCAACAGTTTCCAGAGAACCAAATCCAGGCGAATCGCCATATCCACAAAAAAAGTCATTTTCAAGGAGAATCTCTGTAATTCCCTGCAATAGTGAAGGATGAGTAGTGACAGCCTTTTCAATTTTTTCACCAGTTAGCAAATTTGGCTTCAAGAGTATTCGTTTTTTATTTTGAAAGATATTTTTAACTCCACCAAAATAAGAAAAACCTCTCATAAGAGCTGTTTTTACTTGGTTTAATTCATAATTCGGACAACCAATAAGAGCTACCTTACTCATTTATTCCCTTTCTTTTGAAAAAGTGAGTTTTTTTAAAAATATACTTCATTCTCTTGCCTAATCAAAATATGAATCGTTATAATGATTAGCAGCTAAAGATATTTAAAAAACTAAAAAAGTATATATTAAAGGGATTTTGGATATTCATAATGAAGGTAACTTCTAAAGAACTGGTATTAATCGGTCTATTTATTGCTATTGGAGTTATCCTAACCCGTTTTGCCAGCCTCAGAATTCCTTTAGGAGGAATCGAGGGAATA
This is a stretch of genomic DNA from Candidatus Atribacteria bacterium ADurb.Bin276. It encodes these proteins:
- the cobB_2 gene encoding NAD-dependent protein deacetylase yields the protein MSLHNEIQKKAAEHLWLNRPWVILTGAGISTESGIPDFRSPQTGLWNQYDPMEILSTEVLFNQPELFYKIGFPVLMQFKQARPNLAHGILAGWESRGIVKGVITQNIDSLHIEAGSKRVLEIHGHLRTAHCMKCLRTISIEKLESFVRDVQIPPRCRCGGILRPDVVLFGDMLPSSFEQATKLVQKFPLLVIGSSLQVSPANLIPSLAEKLMIINLEETPFDKKAAFVLNGKASTMLHFLDEEIKKLEEKA
- a CDS encoding Ferredoxin-2; amino-acid sequence: MSKVALIGCPNYELNQVKTALMRGFSYFGGVKNIFQNKKRILLKPNLLTGEKIEKAVTTHPSLLQGITEILLENDFFCGYGDSPGFGSLETVAKKAGIYTPLKNLKIEVVDFVGKKEVSYAKALQNRQFTIAKGLFNYDALLSLPKWKTHGLTRITGAVKNQYGCIPGLLKGEFHFKLPDVIHFSRMLVDLNLLLKPDFYVMDAIIAMEGNGPRNGRPLSMGLLAFSRDPIALDATLSRLIRLDPRKVITCLEGEKGGLGYWQDNAIELVGDDFSHFYKADFDVQREPMVSYKKEGFLRSFRNLLLSKPIIDYSKCKACGICIDICPAQPKALLWKEKQHIPQHNYKYCIRCYCCQELCPHNAIQIKASSVGKILRR
- the tqsA gene encoding AI-2 transport protein TqsA; this translates as MTSDKILINLYRLLIAIIILVVVYILRNILIPFALGGILAYALTPAARYLNNRGFSWKTSVLIIFLALLIFFILLFFLIIPEAVSQFRSLTSNLPEYTSKIIDIAKTIDERYPALGISEAIEEFMINLSSNLQSYLATILSNIVNLFSLIMSIIFMGFVLTPFILYYFMADAVKIRRALIRLFPSQKRKEFVNLIRLTDKIVGNFIRGRLLVSLFVGVCVTIGLFLMNIEFSLVIGVIAGILDIIPYLGPIVGAIPALIFAGTKSIWLVLAVALLFGGINLIEGIFIAPKFMGKEVGLHPVTVLFALLVGGELFGALGVIVSIPVAGVLKALYLHNRKRIQNDIT